In Streptomyces chartreusis NRRL 3882, the following are encoded in one genomic region:
- the mug gene encoding G/U mismatch-specific DNA glycosylase, with the protein MPRFTPEELQAARDRVVPDVVADGLRVLFCGINPGLMTAATGHHFARPGNRFWPVLHRSGFTPRLLRPSEQQELLSYGLGITNVVARPTARADELSSEEYREGGRLLALKVGRLRPRWLAVVGVTAYRVAFDDRKARVGPQSRMIGDTRVWVLPNPSGLNAHWTAGTMAEEFARLREAAES; encoded by the coding sequence ATGCCCCGTTTCACGCCCGAGGAGCTTCAGGCCGCCCGCGACCGTGTCGTGCCGGACGTGGTCGCGGACGGTCTGCGGGTGCTGTTCTGCGGCATAAATCCCGGTCTGATGACGGCCGCGACGGGCCATCACTTCGCCCGCCCGGGCAACCGCTTCTGGCCGGTGCTGCACCGCTCCGGGTTCACGCCGCGGCTGCTGAGGCCGTCCGAGCAGCAGGAGTTGCTGTCGTACGGGCTCGGCATCACGAATGTCGTGGCGCGGCCGACCGCTCGGGCCGACGAGCTGAGCTCCGAGGAGTACCGGGAGGGCGGGCGGCTGCTCGCGCTGAAGGTGGGGCGGCTGCGGCCGCGCTGGCTGGCCGTGGTCGGCGTGACCGCGTACCGCGTCGCGTTCGACGACCGGAAGGCCCGGGTCGGGCCGCAATCCCGGATGATCGGGGACACGCGGGTGTGGGTGCTGCCCAATCCGAGCGGGCTGAACGCGCACTGGACGGCCGGGACCATGGCCGAGGAGTTCGCACGGCTGCGGGAAGCCGCCGAGAGCTGA
- the purB gene encoding adenylosuccinate lyase: MTSAPAKPRIPNVLAGRYASAELATLWSPEQKVKLERQLWLAVLRAQKDLGIEVPDAALADYERVLDTVDLASIAEREKVTRHDVKARIEEFNALAGHEHVHKGMTSRDLTENVEQLQIRLSLELMRDRTVAVLARLGKLAGEYGELVMAGRSHNVAAQATTLGKRFATATDELLVAYGRIEELLGRYPLRGIKGPVGTAQDMLDLLGGDAAKLAELEQRIATHLGFSQAFTSVGQVYPRSLDYEVVTALVQLAAAPSSLAKTIRLMAGHELVTEGFKPGQVGSSAMPHKMNTRSCERVNGLMVILRGYASMTGELAGDQWNEGDVSCSVVRRVALPDAFFALDGLLETFLTVLDEFGAFPAVVARELDRYLPFLATTKVLMGAVRAGVGRELAHEAIKENAVASALAMREQGAERNELLDKLAADERIPLDRAELDALMADKLSFTGAAGDQVAVVVARVEEIVKQHPQAAGYTPGAIL, translated from the coding sequence GTGACTTCCGCTCCCGCCAAGCCCCGCATCCCGAACGTCCTCGCCGGACGCTACGCCTCCGCCGAACTCGCCACGCTCTGGTCGCCCGAGCAGAAGGTGAAGCTGGAGCGGCAGCTCTGGCTCGCCGTGCTGCGGGCCCAGAAGGACCTCGGGATCGAGGTGCCGGACGCGGCGCTCGCCGACTACGAGCGTGTGCTCGACACCGTCGACCTGGCCTCCATCGCCGAGCGCGAGAAGGTCACGCGGCACGACGTGAAGGCGCGGATCGAGGAGTTCAACGCCCTCGCCGGGCACGAGCACGTGCACAAGGGCATGACCTCCCGAGACCTGACCGAGAATGTCGAGCAGCTCCAGATCCGCCTTTCGCTGGAGCTGATGCGCGACCGCACGGTGGCCGTCCTGGCCCGCCTGGGCAAGCTGGCCGGCGAGTACGGCGAGCTGGTCATGGCCGGCCGCTCGCACAACGTCGCCGCGCAGGCCACCACCCTCGGCAAGCGCTTCGCGACCGCCACCGACGAGCTGCTCGTCGCCTACGGCCGGATCGAGGAGCTGCTGGGCCGCTACCCGCTGCGCGGCATCAAGGGCCCGGTCGGCACCGCTCAGGACATGCTGGACCTGCTGGGCGGGGACGCCGCGAAGCTCGCGGAGCTGGAGCAGCGGATCGCCACGCACCTGGGCTTCTCACAGGCGTTCACCTCGGTCGGCCAGGTCTACCCGCGCTCGCTGGACTACGAGGTCGTCACCGCGCTGGTGCAGCTGGCGGCCGCGCCGTCGTCGCTGGCGAAGACGATCCGGCTGATGGCCGGGCACGAGCTGGTCACGGAGGGCTTCAAGCCCGGCCAGGTGGGCTCCTCGGCGATGCCGCACAAGATGAACACCCGCTCCTGCGAGCGCGTCAACGGCCTGATGGTGATCCTGCGCGGCTACGCCTCGATGACCGGCGAGCTGGCGGGCGACCAGTGGAACGAGGGCGATGTGTCCTGCTCGGTGGTGCGCCGGGTCGCGCTGCCGGACGCCTTCTTCGCGCTGGACGGCCTGCTGGAGACGTTCCTCACGGTGCTCGACGAGTTCGGCGCGTTCCCCGCGGTCGTGGCCCGGGAGCTGGACCGGTACCTGCCGTTCCTCGCCACCACCAAGGTGCTGATGGGTGCCGTGCGCGCGGGCGTGGGCCGGGAGCTCGCGCACGAGGCGATCAAGGAGAACGCCGTCGCCTCGGCGCTCGCGATGCGCGAGCAGGGCGCCGAGCGCAACGAGTTGCTGGACAAGCTGGCCGCCGACGAGCGCATTCCGCTCGACCGCGCCGAGCTGGACGCGCTGATGGCCGACAAGCTGTCGTTCACGGGCGCCGCGGGCGACCAGGTCGCCGTCGTCGTCGCCCGGGTCGAGGAGATCGTGAAGCAGCACCCCCAGGCCGCGGGTTACACGCCCGGCGCGATCCTCTGA
- a CDS encoding SGNH/GDSL hydrolase family protein, with protein MDTNPTYSSLVAVGDSFTEGMSDLLPDGTYRGWADLLAARMAARTPGFRYANLAVRGKLIRQIVDEQVDVAAAMQADVVTLVGGLNDTLRPKCDMGRVRGLLEEAVERLAPSCKQLVLMRSPARRGPVLERFRPRMEDLFTCVDELAARHGASVVDLYDAPSLADPRLWDVDRLHLTGEGHRRVAEAVWQALGYEPEDTEWRTPMPTTLPPGWVMRRAADLRFARQHLLPWIGRRLTGRSSGDGLPPKRPELLPYEDLA; from the coding sequence ATGGACACGAACCCCACCTACAGCAGCCTCGTCGCGGTCGGCGACTCCTTCACCGAGGGCATGTCGGACCTGTTGCCCGACGGCACCTACCGGGGCTGGGCCGATCTCCTCGCCGCGCGGATGGCGGCCCGCACGCCCGGCTTCCGCTACGCCAACCTCGCCGTGCGCGGCAAGCTGATCCGGCAGATCGTCGACGAGCAGGTGGACGTGGCGGCGGCCATGCAGGCCGACGTCGTCACCCTGGTCGGCGGGCTCAACGACACGCTGCGGCCGAAGTGCGACATGGGCCGGGTGCGCGGACTCCTGGAGGAGGCCGTGGAGCGACTGGCCCCTTCGTGCAAGCAGCTCGTGCTGATGCGCAGCCCGGCCCGCCGGGGCCCGGTCCTGGAGCGGTTCCGGCCGCGCATGGAGGACCTGTTCACCTGCGTCGACGAGCTCGCCGCACGGCACGGCGCGAGCGTCGTCGACCTGTACGACGCGCCCTCGCTCGCCGACCCGCGGCTGTGGGACGTGGACCGGCTGCACCTGACGGGCGAAGGCCACCGCCGGGTCGCGGAGGCGGTGTGGCAGGCGCTCGGCTACGAGCCCGAGGACACCGAGTGGCGCACCCCGATGCCGACGACGCTGCCGCCCGGCTGGGTCATGCGGCGTGCGGCGGACCTGCGGTTCGCGCGGCAGCACCTGCTGCCCTGGATCGGCCGCCGCCTGACGGGCCGCTCCTCGGGCGACGGCCTGCCGCCGAAGCGGCCCGAGCTGCTGCCGTACGAGGACCTGGCGTAG